One part of the Gossypium raimondii isolate GPD5lz chromosome 1, ASM2569854v1, whole genome shotgun sequence genome encodes these proteins:
- the LOC105776346 gene encoding ubiquitin-conjugating enzyme E2 36, producing the protein MANSNLPRRIIKETQRLLSEPAPGINASPSEDNMRYFNVMILGPTQSPYEGGVFKLELFLPEEYPMAAPKVRFLTKIYHPNIDKLGRICLDILKDKWSPALQIRTVLLSIQALLSAPNPDDPLSENIAKHWKTNEAEAVETAKEWTRLYANSA; encoded by the exons ATGGCCAACAGTAATCTCCCTCGAAGAATCATAAAG GAAACTCAGCGTCTCCTCAGTGAACCTG CGCCTGGAATTAATGCCTCACCATCAGAGGATAATATGCGATATTTTAATGTGATGATCCTTGGTCCAACACAATCTCCATATGAAG GAGGGGTTTTCAAGTTGGAACTATTTTTGCCCGAAGAATATCCCATGGCAGCTCCCAAG GTCCGGTTTCTTACAAAGATATATCATCCTAACATCGATAAG CTTGGAAGAATATGCCTCGATATTCTTAAAGACAAATGGAGTCCGGCTCTCCAGATTCGAACTGTACTTTTGAG CATTCAAGCACTCTTGAGTGCTCCTAATCCTGATGATCCACTCTCGGAAAACATTGCTAAGCACTGGAAAACAAACGAGGCCGAAGCCGTCGAGACAG CTAAGGAATGGACCCGTTTGTATGCGAACAGTGCATAA
- the LOC105776316 gene encoding phosphoacetylglucosamine mutase: protein MKEEQRLLLLHSSSLFFPPQGVKLSYGTAGFRADASILKSTVHRVGILAALRSLKTQSVVGLMITASHNKVTDNGVKIVDPSGGMLTQEWEPFADQLASAQTPEALLSLITEFVEKEKIPLDGVQSAEILLGRDTRPSGESLLEAAKQGISSILGAIALDLGILTTPQLHWMVRARNKGMKATEPAYFEQISSSFRCLVDLIPNETKSSKMDNTVVVDGADGVGGEKLEVLKSMLTSLVIEVRNTGKGGGLLNDGVGADYVQKEKVVPRGFCSNDVGLRCASLDGDADRLVYFSLPTSSSRKIDLVDGDKILSLFALFIKEQLSILTKEGTEKLDNSYHARLGVIQTAYANGASTDYLKQSGLEVIFTPTGVKHLHEKAAQFDIGIYFEANGHGTILFSESWLSWLEARNNELGLASEGSEQQKAALRLLSVSKLINQAVGDALSCLLLVEVILQHKGWSIHKWNELYQDLPSRQLKVKVVDRTAVATANAETVAISPPGIQEAIDAETAKYPKGRCFIRPSGTEDVIRVYAEASTQEAADSLAGSVAKIVDRFLGFSSSQQ from the exons ATGAAAGAGGAACAACGCTTACTTCTTCTCCACTCATCTTCACTCTTCTTTCCTCCTCAAG GAGTGAAGCTATCATATGGGACAGCAGGGTTCAGGGCAGATGCATCGATCCTTAAATCAACAGTTCACAGAGTTGGGATATTGGCTGCTTTAAGATCACTCAAAACCCAATCAGTTGTTGGATTGATGATCACAGCTTCACACAATAAAGTTACTGACAATGGAGTCAAAATTGTTGATCCAAGTGGTGGAATGCTCACTCAAGAATGGGAACCTTTTGCTGATCAACTTGCCAGTGCCCAAACTCCTGAAGCCTTACTCTCA CTCATAACAGAATTTGTAGAGAAGGAAAAAATTCCATTAGATGGAGTGCAATCTGCAGAGATATTGTTAGGAAGAGACACCCGGCCTAGCGGAGAATCCCTCCTTGAAGCTGCAAAGCAG GGAATAAGTTCAATTCTTGGAGCTATTGCTCTTGATTTAGGAATTTTAACAACCCCACAGCTGCATTGGATGGTTCGTGCTAGGAATAAAGGCATGAAAGCGACAGAACCTGCCTATTTTGAACAGATTTCAAGCTCCTTCAG GTGCTTGGTAGATTTGATCCCAAATGAAACCAAAAGCAGCAAGATGGATAACACAGTTGTGGTTGATGGGGCTGATGGTGTGGGTGGAGAGAAACTTGAAGTTTTGAAAAGTATGTTAACCAGTTTAGTTATCGAGGTTCGTAATACTGGTAAAGGTGGGGGTCTATTGAATGATGGGGTTGGTGCCGATTACGTACAGAAAGAGAAGGTTGTTCCACGTGGATTTTGTTCCAATGATGTTGGATTAAG GTGTGCAAGTTTGGATGGTGATGCTGATCGCCTTGTATATTTTTCTCTCCCAACTAGCAGTAGCAGAAAAATTGATCTTGTTGACGGGGACAAAATATTATCCTTGTTTGCATTGTTCATCAAGGAGCAACTAAGTATTCTGACCAAGGAGGGCACTGAAAAACTTGATAATAGTTATCATGCTCGACTTGGTGTTATACAGACAGCTTATGCTAATGGAGCATCCACTGATTATCTCAAACAATCGGGTTTGGAAGTCATTTTTACTCCTACAGGGGTAAAACACTTGCATGAGAAAGCTGCTCAGTTTGATATTGGAATCTATTTCGAAGCCAATGGTCATGGCACTATCTTGTTCTCTGAATCCTGGTTGTCTTGGTTAGAGGCCAGGAACAATGAACTAGGTTTGGCGTCTGAag GATCCGAACAACAGAAAGCTGCTCTAAGACTACTCTCTGTCAGTAAATTGATCAACCAAGCTGTTGGAGATGCTTTGAGTTGCTTGCTTTTGGTTGAGGTTATTTTGCAACATAAGGGTTGGTCCATACATAAATGGAATGAACTTTACCAGGATTTACCTAGTCGACAACTTAAG GTCAAAGTTGTAGACAGAACAGCCGTTGCAACAGCAAATGCCGAAACTGTAGCTATTAGTCCCCCTGGCATTCAAGAAGCCATTGATGCTGAAACTG CGAAGTACCCTAAAGGCCGGTGTTTCATACGACCATCAGGTACAGAGGATGTCATTCGTGTTTATGCAGAAGCCTCCACCCAAGAAGCTGCAGACAGCTTGGCCGGTTCTGTTGCCAAAATTGTTGATCGTTTTCTAGGTTTTAGCAGCTCTCAGCAGTAG
- the LOC105776331 gene encoding persulfide dioxygenase ETHE1 homolog, mitochondrial isoform X3 produces MLLNVGTFIRSATRFSPFIIPHSSPSSPSSFCFSFSPKQTVSFTLQSSQMASFTTLSQSPPKLLFRQLFEKESSTYTYLLADCSHPDKPALGKVPGVKSVISKASGSKADVFVEPGDKISFGDLFLEVRATPGHTMGCVTYVTGDGPDQPQPRMAFTGDALLIRGCGRTDFQGGSSQQLYKSVHSQIFTLPKETLLYPAHDYKGFSVTTVGEEMLYNPRLTKDEETFKNIMETDLNLAYPKMIDVAVPANMVCGLQDLEPKAN; encoded by the exons ATGCTGCTTAACGTGGGTACTTTCATAAGATCAGCTACTCGATTTTCTCCTTTCATTATACCCCATTCTTCTCCTTCATCTCCTTCTTCGTTTTGTTTCAGTTTCTCTCCAAAGCAAACCGTCTCTTTTACTCTACAATCATCACAAATGGCGTCTTTTACTACGTTATCTCAATCGCCTCCAAAGCTATTGTTTCGTCAGTTGTTCGAGAAAGAATCATCTACTTATACTTACCTCCTTGCTGATTGTTCCCACCCGGATAAACCAGCGCTt GGCAAGGTGCCTGGTGTCAAATCCGTTATTTCAAAGGCCAGTGGTTCCAAGGCTGATGTTTTTGTTGAACCTGGTGACAAGATCTCTTTTGGGGATCTCTTTCTTGAG GTTCGTGCTACTCCTGGTCATACAATGGGTTGTGTTACCTATGTCACGGGAGATGGACCTGATCAACCTCAGCCAAGGATGGCTTTCACAGGAGATGCTCTGTTGATAAGGGGATGTGGGAGGACAGATTTTCAG GGTGGAAGTTCACAGCAACTCTACAAGTCAGTGCATTCACAG ATTTTTACATTACCGAAAGAGACATTGCTATATCCAGCTCATGACTACAAAGGATTCTCA GTAACCACTGTGGGGGAGGAGATGCTATATAATCCACGCTTGACAAAGGATGAG GAGACTTTCAAAAACATCATGGAAA CAGATCTTAACTTGGCATATCCTAAGATGATTGATGTTGCAGTGCCAGCAAATATGGTTTGTGGGTTGCAAGATTTGGAACCTAAAGCCAACTGA
- the LOC105776331 gene encoding persulfide dioxygenase ETHE1 homolog, mitochondrial isoform X1 — MLLNVGTFIRSATRFSPFIIPHSSPSSPSSFCFSFSPKQTVSFTLQSSQMASFTTLSQSPPKLLFRQLFEKESSTYTYLLADCSHPDKPALLIDPVDRTVDRDLNLVKELGLKLIYAMNTHVHADHVTGTGLIKGKVPGVKSVISKASGSKADVFVEPGDKISFGDLFLEVRATPGHTMGCVTYVTGDGPDQPQPRMAFTGDALLIRGCGRTDFQGGSSQQLYKSVHSQIFTLPKETLLYPAHDYKGFSVTTVGEEMLYNPRLTKDEETFKNIMETDLNLAYPKMIDVAVPANMVCGLQDLEPKAN; from the exons ATGCTGCTTAACGTGGGTACTTTCATAAGATCAGCTACTCGATTTTCTCCTTTCATTATACCCCATTCTTCTCCTTCATCTCCTTCTTCGTTTTGTTTCAGTTTCTCTCCAAAGCAAACCGTCTCTTTTACTCTACAATCATCACAAATGGCGTCTTTTACTACGTTATCTCAATCGCCTCCAAAGCTATTGTTTCGTCAGTTGTTCGAGAAAGAATCATCTACTTATACTTACCTCCTTGCTGATTGTTCCCACCCGGATAAACCAGCGCTt TTGATTGACCCTGTAGACAGGACTGTTGATAGAGATTTAAATTTGGTTAAAGAATTGGGGTTGAAACTTATTTATGCTATGAACACTCATGTACATGCTGATCATGTTACTGGAACTGGCCTCATCAAG GGCAAGGTGCCTGGTGTCAAATCCGTTATTTCAAAGGCCAGTGGTTCCAAGGCTGATGTTTTTGTTGAACCTGGTGACAAGATCTCTTTTGGGGATCTCTTTCTTGAG GTTCGTGCTACTCCTGGTCATACAATGGGTTGTGTTACCTATGTCACGGGAGATGGACCTGATCAACCTCAGCCAAGGATGGCTTTCACAGGAGATGCTCTGTTGATAAGGGGATGTGGGAGGACAGATTTTCAG GGTGGAAGTTCACAGCAACTCTACAAGTCAGTGCATTCACAG ATTTTTACATTACCGAAAGAGACATTGCTATATCCAGCTCATGACTACAAAGGATTCTCA GTAACCACTGTGGGGGAGGAGATGCTATATAATCCACGCTTGACAAAGGATGAG GAGACTTTCAAAAACATCATGGAAA CAGATCTTAACTTGGCATATCCTAAGATGATTGATGTTGCAGTGCCAGCAAATATGGTTTGTGGGTTGCAAGATTTGGAACCTAAAGCCAACTGA
- the LOC105776331 gene encoding persulfide dioxygenase ETHE1 homolog, mitochondrial isoform X2, whose protein sequence is MLLNVGTFIRSATRFSPFIIPHSSPSSPSSFCFSFSPKQTVSFTLQSSQMASFTTLSQSPPKLLFRQLFEKESSTYTYLLADCSHPDKPALLIDPVDRTVDRDLNLVKELGLKLIYAMNTHVHADHVTGTGLIKGKVPGVKSVISKASGSKADVFVEPGDKISFGDLFLEVRATPGHTMGCVTYVTGDGPDQPQPRMAFTGDALLIRGCGRTDFQGGSSQQLYKSVHSQIFTLPKETLLYPAHDYKGFSVTTVGEEMLYNPRLTKDEETFKNIMENLNLAYPKMIDVAVPANMVCGLQDLEPKAN, encoded by the exons ATGCTGCTTAACGTGGGTACTTTCATAAGATCAGCTACTCGATTTTCTCCTTTCATTATACCCCATTCTTCTCCTTCATCTCCTTCTTCGTTTTGTTTCAGTTTCTCTCCAAAGCAAACCGTCTCTTTTACTCTACAATCATCACAAATGGCGTCTTTTACTACGTTATCTCAATCGCCTCCAAAGCTATTGTTTCGTCAGTTGTTCGAGAAAGAATCATCTACTTATACTTACCTCCTTGCTGATTGTTCCCACCCGGATAAACCAGCGCTt TTGATTGACCCTGTAGACAGGACTGTTGATAGAGATTTAAATTTGGTTAAAGAATTGGGGTTGAAACTTATTTATGCTATGAACACTCATGTACATGCTGATCATGTTACTGGAACTGGCCTCATCAAG GGCAAGGTGCCTGGTGTCAAATCCGTTATTTCAAAGGCCAGTGGTTCCAAGGCTGATGTTTTTGTTGAACCTGGTGACAAGATCTCTTTTGGGGATCTCTTTCTTGAG GTTCGTGCTACTCCTGGTCATACAATGGGTTGTGTTACCTATGTCACGGGAGATGGACCTGATCAACCTCAGCCAAGGATGGCTTTCACAGGAGATGCTCTGTTGATAAGGGGATGTGGGAGGACAGATTTTCAG GGTGGAAGTTCACAGCAACTCTACAAGTCAGTGCATTCACAG ATTTTTACATTACCGAAAGAGACATTGCTATATCCAGCTCATGACTACAAAGGATTCTCA GTAACCACTGTGGGGGAGGAGATGCTATATAATCCACGCTTGACAAAGGATGAG GAGACTTTCAAAAACATCATGGAAA ATCTTAACTTGGCATATCCTAAGATGATTGATGTTGCAGTGCCAGCAAATATGGTTTGTGGGTTGCAAGATTTGGAACCTAAAGCCAACTGA
- the LOC105776331 gene encoding persulfide dioxygenase ETHE1 homolog, mitochondrial isoform X4 has protein sequence MASFTTLSQSPPKLLFRQLFEKESSTYTYLLADCSHPDKPALLIDPVDRTVDRDLNLVKELGLKLIYAMNTHVHADHVTGTGLIKGKVPGVKSVISKASGSKADVFVEPGDKISFGDLFLEVRATPGHTMGCVTYVTGDGPDQPQPRMAFTGDALLIRGCGRTDFQGGSSQQLYKSVHSQIFTLPKETLLYPAHDYKGFSVTTVGEEMLYNPRLTKDEETFKNIMETDLNLAYPKMIDVAVPANMVCGLQDLEPKAN, from the exons ATGGCGTCTTTTACTACGTTATCTCAATCGCCTCCAAAGCTATTGTTTCGTCAGTTGTTCGAGAAAGAATCATCTACTTATACTTACCTCCTTGCTGATTGTTCCCACCCGGATAAACCAGCGCTt TTGATTGACCCTGTAGACAGGACTGTTGATAGAGATTTAAATTTGGTTAAAGAATTGGGGTTGAAACTTATTTATGCTATGAACACTCATGTACATGCTGATCATGTTACTGGAACTGGCCTCATCAAG GGCAAGGTGCCTGGTGTCAAATCCGTTATTTCAAAGGCCAGTGGTTCCAAGGCTGATGTTTTTGTTGAACCTGGTGACAAGATCTCTTTTGGGGATCTCTTTCTTGAG GTTCGTGCTACTCCTGGTCATACAATGGGTTGTGTTACCTATGTCACGGGAGATGGACCTGATCAACCTCAGCCAAGGATGGCTTTCACAGGAGATGCTCTGTTGATAAGGGGATGTGGGAGGACAGATTTTCAG GGTGGAAGTTCACAGCAACTCTACAAGTCAGTGCATTCACAG ATTTTTACATTACCGAAAGAGACATTGCTATATCCAGCTCATGACTACAAAGGATTCTCA GTAACCACTGTGGGGGAGGAGATGCTATATAATCCACGCTTGACAAAGGATGAG GAGACTTTCAAAAACATCATGGAAA CAGATCTTAACTTGGCATATCCTAAGATGATTGATGTTGCAGTGCCAGCAAATATGGTTTGTGGGTTGCAAGATTTGGAACCTAAAGCCAACTGA
- the LOC105776391 gene encoding 60S ribosomal protein L18a-like protein isoform X1, producing the protein MSNEDRNRGVAVDKQQHNQYGTFQGVANYPPPRPPRRHHHNPHPHQHQHQQQHHGPTIGFPPPASIAPPQYYPQAYQTVPGYDVAEATPVRDKLPCCGIGFGWFLFIIGFFIGGLPWYIGFFVLLCARIDDREKAGYIACTIAALLATITIILSATIKAGG; encoded by the exons ATGAGTAATGAAGATAGAAACAGAGGTGTAGCTGTAGATAAACAGCAGCATAACCAATATGGAACATTCCAAGGAGTTGCCAACTACCCTCCTCCACGGCCTCCACGTCGCCACCACCACAACCCGCATCCGCACCAGCACCAGCACCAGCAACAGCACCATGGGCCAACTATTGGGTTTCCTCCACCTGCCTCTATCGCTCCTCCTCAGTATTACCCCCAAGCCTACCAGACCGTGCCGG GTTATGATGTTGCTGAAGCAACACCTGTAAGAGATAAGCTACCGTGCTGTGGCATTGGATTCGGATGGTTCTT GTTCATCATTGGTTTCTTCATTGGGGGCCTTCCCTGGTATATTGGATTCTTTGTTTTACTTTGTGCAAGGATAGACGACAGAGAGAAAGCAGGATATATTGCTTGCACAATTGCC GCCCTTCTTGCTACAATTACAATTATTCTTAGTGCAACAATTAAAGCTGGTGGGTGA
- the LOC105776354 gene encoding cytochrome P450 72A15 has translation MEVYLVIRDLVSLLVVGLLMIWGWRTLNWVWLAPKRLESCLRQQGFAGNPYRFLSGDIKELFTMSRQTRAKPMPLSDDIGPYVVPFQHQTANQYGKNSFTWFGPRPRANITDPEKIREILNKFNDFQKIRTNPLLNLLVSGLVNLEGDRWSKRRKIINPAFHQDKLKNMLPAFYQSCSDMLSKWEKMVCTEGYSELDVWPYLVDLTRDVISRSAFGSSFEEGKRIFQLLEDQLVVTIKLIQTVYIPGWRFLPTKTNREMKMKHRGIKESLREMIKRREKAIKAGEESNEDLLDILVESNIREMEAKNMGMSIEDVIEECKLFYFAGQETTSVLLVWTMVLLARYPDWQSKAREEVLHVLGDSKPDADGLNRLKVVTMILYEVLRLYPPVVELGRSVPKEIKLGNLLLPVGTEVSVPILQIHHDKDLWGDDAREFKPERFAEGVSKATKSQVTFLPFGWGPRICIGQNFALMEAKMAMAMILQRFWFELSPSYAHSPYSRATLRPQHGAQIILHKLGCN, from the exons ATGGAAGTTTACCTTGTAATTAGAGATTTGGTTTCATTGCTTGTTGTTGGGCTATTAATGATATGGGGATGGAGAACTTTAAACTGGGTATGGCTGGCCCCAAAAAGGCTCGAAAGCTGCTTGAGACAACAGGGTTTTGCAGGGAATCCTTACAGGTTCCTTTCTGGTGACATAAAAGAGCTCTTCACTATGAGCAGACAAACAAGAGCGAAACCTATGCCTCTTAGTGATGATATTGGGCCTTATGTTGTTCCTTTTCAACATCAAACCGCTAACCAGTAtg GAAAGAATTCATTTACGTGGTTTGGTCCAAGACCAAGGGCGAACATTACGGACCCtgaaaaaataagagaaatacttaacaaatttaatgaCTTCCAGAAGATACGTACCAATCCTCTGCTTAATTTGCTTGTAAGCGGCCTTGTTAACCTCGAAGGAGACCGATGGAGCAAGCGTAGAAAAATCATAAACCCTGCATTTCATCAAGATAAGTTGAAG AATATGTTGCCAGCATTTTATCAAAGTTGTAGTGACATGTTAAGCAAATGGGAGAAGATGGTGTGTACAGAAGGATACAGTGAGTTAGATGTGTGGCCTTATCTCGTAGATTTGACAAGAGATGTGATTTCCCGATCTGCTTTTGGAAGCAGCTTCGAAGAAGGCAAACGAATTTTCCAATTACTAGAGGACCAACTCGTTGTCACAATCAAATTAATACAAACTGTTTACATTCCAGGATGGAG GTTTTTGCCAACAAAGACAAACAGGGAGATGAAGATGAAACACAGAGGCATAAAAGAGTCGCTTAGGGAAATGATAAAGAGAAGGGAGAAGGCAATTAAAGCAGGGGAAGAGAGCAATGAGGACTTGTTGGACATACTTGTGGAATCCAATATCAGAGAAATGGAAGCAAAGAATATGGGGATGAGCATTGAGGATGTGATTGAGGAATGCAAGCTGTTTTACTTTGCTGGCCAGGAGACCACTTCGGTCTTACTGGTGTGGACTATGGTTTTATTAGCAAGGTATCCCGATTGGCAAAGTAAAGCAAGAGAGGaggttttgcatgttttgggtgaCAGTAAACCTGATGCTGATGGCCTTAATCGTCTCAAAGTT GTAACAATGATATTGTACGAGGTTCTAAGGCTGTACCCACCGGTGGTTGAGCTAGGACGTTCCgttccaaaagaaataaaactggGGAATTTGTTGTTACCAGTAGGAACAGAAGTTTCGGTTCCGATCCTGCAGATCCACCATGACAAAGATCTTTGGGGTGACGACGCACGGGAATTTAAGCCAGAGCGGTTCGCGGAAGGGGTTTCCAAAGCAACAAAGAGTCAAGTCACGTTTCTGCCATTCGGATGGGGTCCTAGGATCTGTATTGGCCAAAATTttgctttgat